Proteins from one Cervus canadensis isolate Bull #8, Minnesota chromosome 25, ASM1932006v1, whole genome shotgun sequence genomic window:
- the LOC122427493 gene encoding olfactory receptor 6C2-like translates to MRNHTPVVSFILLGLTDDLQMQILIFTLLFITYILSIAGNLIIITLILVDSHLKSAMYYFLQNFSFLEISFTSVCIPRFLYSISTGDRSITYNACVAQLFFTYVFGMTEFFLLATMSYDRYVAICKPLYYMTIMNHRFCKMLIFSCWVTTFLIILPPFCLGLNLEFCDSVIDHFFCDVYPLLKISCSDPWIIEEMTLVGSVLVFIMTLICVVLSYMLIIRTILRFPSTQQRTKAFSTCSSHFIVVSITYGSCIFVYVKPSSKDELSINQRVVILTTSISPMLNPFIYTLRNKQVKHAFNDLVKRILSVSKN, encoded by the coding sequence ATGAGAAACCACACACCAGTGGTCAGTTTCATCCTCCTGGGATTAACAGATGACTTACAAATGCAGATTTTGATTTTCACACTTTTATTCATCACCTACATATTGAGTATAGCTGGAAACCTGATCATCATCACCCTCATATTAGTGGATTCTCATCTTAAATCTGCGATGTACTATTTTCTCCAAAACTTTTCCTTCTTAGAAATCTCATTCACTTCTGTCTGCATCCCTAGATTCTTGTATAGTATATCAACAGGTGACAGATCCATTACCTATAATGCTTGTGTAGCCCAACTATTTTTTACCTATGTGTTTGGAATGACAGAGTTTTTTCTCTTGGCCACCATGTCCTATGATCGCTATGTAGCCATCTGCAAACCCTTGTATTACATGACCATCATGAACCACAGGTTCTGCAAAATGCTTATCTTCTCCTGTTGGGTGACCACTTTCTTGATCATACTTCCACCATTTTGCTTGGGACTGAACCTGGAGTTCTGTGACTCTGTCATTGATCACTTCTTCTGTGATGTTTATCCACTCCTGAAGATCTCATGCTCAGATCCATGGATCATTGAGGAGATGACCCTTGTTGGCTCTGTGTTGGTCTTTATCATGACTCTCATATGTGTGGTTTTGTCCTACATGCTTATCATCAGAACAATTCTAAGATTCCCCTCTACCCAGCAAAGGACAAAAGCCTTTTCCACCTGTTCTTCCCACTTTATTGTGGTTTCTATTACCTATGGCAGCTGCATCTTTGTCTATGTCAAACCTTCATCAAAAGATGAATTGTCTATTAATCAGCGAGTAGTAATACTCACGACTTCCATTTCACCCATGTTAAACCCATTTATTTATACTCTGAGGAACAAACAAGTGAAACATGCCTTTAATGATTTAGTCAAAAGAATTTTATCAGTTTCAAAGAACTAG